From Aedes albopictus strain Foshan chromosome 1, AalbF5, whole genome shotgun sequence, one genomic window encodes:
- the LOC134283933 gene encoding uncharacterized protein LOC134283933 isoform X2 gives MIEQRNTMQVSVLATTTDPSQFADVVRQGVPMDLTCVRAVPEVLKALNINIPTLLINVHVDGSTPYRFGTLQNSSGDDGLVIDLVLRDNHYQLRGLPEEDQSSHDTSEDNNCLYDALVRVIPQLTDVTGPEFRRQLADCIETNPDIRRHIQLGKHQTLLQGGVYGGLPPSRRRSNSIHEDPTNETFSGPV, from the coding sequence ATGATTGAACAGCGCAACACCATGCAGGTATCGGTCCTGGCAACTACCACCGATCCATCGCAGTTCGCTGATGTGGTGCGGCAAGGCGTTCCAATGGATTTGACGTGTGTTCGAGCCGTACCAGAGGTGCTGAAAGCGTTGAACATCAACATCCCGACTTTGTTGATCAACGTACATGTAGACGGATCAACGCCATACAGATTCGGTACATTGCAAAACAGTTCCGGAGATGACGGCTTGGTGATCGACTTGGTACTTCGCGATAACCACTACCAGCTCCGTGGATTGCCGGAAGAGGACCAAAGTTCGCACGATACGTCCGAAGACAACAATTGTCTCTATGATGCGTTGGTCCGGGTGATTCCACAGCTTACGGATGTCACTGGGCCTGAATTTCGCCGGCAGCTAGCTGACTGCATCGAAACCAATCCGGATATTCGACGACACATCCAACTCGGCAAACACCAAACACTTCTGCAGGGCGGGGTCTATGGTGGTTTGCCTCCTAGCCGTAGAAGGTCGAATTCTATTCACGAAGACCCTACCAACGAGACATTTAGTGGACCGGTTTGA
- the LOC109406870 gene encoding uncharacterized protein LOC109406870, translating to MEHRSSQLMSVLRTTNDPSQFAAAIRDGIEMDLTCVKAVPEVLKALDIHIPKLVLNVHVEKVETYRFGAEQHDFDGVDSCVTVDLELRDNHYQLRGSSEPGMSEGNNCLYAALATAIPQLSNTSAEDFRRRMADCIETNTETRRYIQLGHHHALLQSGIFGGMVLRRRSRSTHEDLSRVTSAKEHLLARFEAIFDMAGLVQHYADYLRIDRSEVLRAGPSQYQDRSSSDPKLHAAHVTRVQISQRVEDNEQSLILVDYLKTQVGHTHLVEKWANVWGGVAQDIDLLQVSLIGLLEEVDFFQNPPGLTQGFENDRLKLRILKINRQLHRREASKITLPDTTTATAIAEICRQVFANVLHRAIKTMKTECFRNVLRDVHDSITAKDADELLKPGQKVVDFVRLVQQHCAKTGGGRITYANAGTVVVRSSGEGIEAHSGIEGGSSGISVENVCDIRCSSGGEETRNIADDDDTDCLLIDEEEDEGRGVDGEDEVAMECESTENARMYEADGNHEMVQDCGQEGSRIRKRVHEKDYEEEHGGKRQKDCANGDEERLDDKRERERQLEHEKERIREQNRERERERDREREREREKERERDRDRKRDKERKLQRDRERYREQERNSEIQRQIERKMERERMLLQSEREMECERAREREREKERETARDRDRERERERMRQIECNMCEGKLMLQTERERMREKERMTENEWEHKRKREKEKEREREREREWEREKERVMKRYMEREWERKRERERERVRESERKCFTLRLKECEVERQKKRKMEHERGCERAREREHEKEREREQDWQYERERGIKQQIECAIEWMMLQIEQERVREKEREIESGWEHGREREMGRYWVSERECVEERERERDRERERMRLIESLSEEIMRREMKLERE from the coding sequence ATGGAGCACCGCAGTTCTCAGCTGATGTCAGTTCTCCGAACGACTAACGATCCATCGCAGTTTGCTGCTGCGATTCGTGACGGGATAGAAATGGACCTAACTTGCGTGAAAGCCGTTCCGGAAGTGCTGAAGGCGTTGGACATCCACATTCCGAAACTGGTGCTCAACGTTCACGTGGAGAAGGTTGAAACGTACAGGTTTGGCGCAGAGCAACACGACTTCGACGGCGTTGACAGCTGCGTGACAGTAGACTTGGAACTCCGGGACAACCACTACCAGCTACGTGGATCATCGGAACCTGGCATGTCCGAGGGCAATAACTGTCTCTATGCTGCGTTGGCTACGGCGATTCCGCAGCTTTCAAACACATCTGCCGAAGATTTCCGACGCCGGATGGCTGACTGTATTGAAACCAATACGGAAACTCGACGATACATCCAGCTTGGTCACCACCATGCCCTTCTGCAAAGTGGTATATTTGGGGGCATGGTCCTTCGCCGTAGATCCAGATCAACTCACGAAGATCTCTCCAGGGTAACTTCAGCTAAAGAACATCTGTTGGCACGATTTGAAGCCATATTCGATATGGCTGGCCTGGTTCAACACTACGCAGACTATCTGCGTATAGATCGTAGTGAAGTTCTGCGTGCAGGTCCTAGCCAATATCAGGATAGAAGCAGCTCCGATCCAAAGTTACATGCTGCCCATGTAACTAGAGTTCAAATATCCCAGAGAGTAGAAGATAACGAACAGAGCCTCATTCTGGTGGATTACTTGAAAACTCAAGTAGGACATACTCATCTCGTGGAGAAATGGGCGAACGTGTGGGGCGGTGTAGCACAGGACATCGACTTACTACAAGTCAGTTTGATAGGTTTGTTAGAAGAGGTAGACTTTTTTCAAAATCCTCCAGGCTTAACACAGGGCTTTGAGAATGATCGATTGAAGCTTCGAATTCTCAAAATCAACAGACAACTACACAGAAGAGAAGCATCAAAAATCACTCTTCCGGACACAACTACAGCAACCGCAATTGCTGAAATCTGCAGGCAAGTCTTCGCCAATGTATTACACCGAGCGATCAAGACCATGAAAACTGAATGCTTTAGAAACGTACTCCGCGACGTTCACGATTCGATAACAGCGAAGGATGCTGACGAACTGCTGAAGCCAGGCCAGAAAGTTGTGGACTTCGTTCGACTGGTACAACAGCATTGTGCCAAAACTGGCGGAGGTAGAATCACCTATGCGAATGCAGGAACTGTCGTTGTCCGGAGTAGTGGAGAGGGAATTGAGGCTCACAGCGGCATTGAGGGTGGTAGCAGTGGTATCAGCGTTGAAAATGTCTGTGACATTCGGTGTAGTTCTGGTGGAGAAGAAACACGTAACATTGCTGATGATGACGATACGGATTGCTTGTTGATAGACGAGGAAGAAGATGAAGGTAGAGGAGTTGATGGAGAAGATGAAGTGGCGATGGAATGCGAGAGTACGGAGAATGCAAGAATGTATGAAGCGGATGGAAATCACGAAATGGTGCAAGATTGCGGTCAGGAGGGTTCACGAATCCGCAAAAGAGTGCACGAAAAGGACTACGAAGAGGAACACGGAGGAAAGCGCCAGAAGGATTGCGCAAATGGGGACGAAGAGAGACTGGATGATAAGCGGGAGCGGGAGCGccaattggaacacgaaaaggaACGCATCAGGGAGCAGAATAGGGAACGGGAGAGGGAGCGAGACAGAGAACGCGAAAGGGAACGCGAGAAGGAGCGGGAGAGAGATCGCGATAGAAAACGTGACAAGGAACGGAAGCTGCAGCGAGATAGAGAGCGATATAGGGAGCAGGAAAGGAACAGCGAAATACAGCGTCAGATCGAACGCAAAATGGAGCGCGAGAGGATGCTGCTTCAAAGCGAACGCGAGATGGAGTGTGAGAGAGCGCGTGAAAGGGAACGCGAGAAGGAGCGTGAAACAGCACGAGACAGGGATCGCGAAAGGGAACGTGAAAGGATGCGTCAGATTGAGTGCAACATGTGTGAGGGGAAGCTGATGCTACAGACCGAGCGTGAGAGGATGCGTGAGAAAGAACGAATGACAGAGAATGAGTGGGAACACAAAAGGAAGCGAGAGAAGGAAAAAGAAAGGGAGCGTGAAAGAGAGCGCGAGTGGGAACGAGAGAAAGAACGTGTCATGAAGCGCTACATGGAGCGGGAATGGGAACGGAAGAGAGAGCGCGAGAGAGAACGAGTGAGGGAAAGCGAAAGAAAATGCTTCACTCTACGCTTAAAGGAGTGCGAGGTAGAGCGCCAGAAAAAGCGCAAGATGGAGCACGAGAGGGGGTGTGAGAGAGCGCGCGAAAGAGAACACGAGAAGGAACGTGAGAGAGAACAAGACTGGCAGTACGAAAGAGAACGTGGAATAAAGCAGCAAATTGAATGCGCAATTGAGTGGATGATGCTGCAGATCGAGCAAGAGAGGGTGCGTGAGAAAGAACGCGAGATAGAGAGTGGATGGGAACACGGAAGAGAACGAGAGATGGGGCGATATTGGGTGAGCGAAAGGGAATGCGTAGAAGAGCGCGAGAGAGAACGTGATAGGGAGCGTGAGAGAATGCGCCTCATTGAATCACTATCCGAGGAAATAATGAGACGAGAGATGAAGCTAGAGAGGGAATGA
- the LOC134283933 gene encoding uncharacterized protein LOC134283933 isoform X1 yields the protein MLMTTSMIEQRNTMQVSVLATTTDPSQFADVVRQGVPMDLTCVRAVPEVLKALNINIPTLLINVHVDGSTPYRFGTLQNSSGDDGLVIDLVLRDNHYQLRGLPEEDQSSHDTSEDNNCLYDALVRVIPQLTDVTGPEFRRQLADCIETNPDIRRHIQLGKHQTLLQGGVYGGLPPSRRRSNSIHEDPTNETFSGPV from the exons ATGTTGATG ACGACCTCAATGATTGAACAGCGCAACACCATGCAGGTATCGGTCCTGGCAACTACCACCGATCCATCGCAGTTCGCTGATGTGGTGCGGCAAGGCGTTCCAATGGATTTGACGTGTGTTCGAGCCGTACCAGAGGTGCTGAAAGCGTTGAACATCAACATCCCGACTTTGTTGATCAACGTACATGTAGACGGATCAACGCCATACAGATTCGGTACATTGCAAAACAGTTCCGGAGATGACGGCTTGGTGATCGACTTGGTACTTCGCGATAACCACTACCAGCTCCGTGGATTGCCGGAAGAGGACCAAAGTTCGCACGATACGTCCGAAGACAACAATTGTCTCTATGATGCGTTGGTCCGGGTGATTCCACAGCTTACGGATGTCACTGGGCCTGAATTTCGCCGGCAGCTAGCTGACTGCATCGAAACCAATCCGGATATTCGACGACACATCCAACTCGGCAAACACCAAACACTTCTGCAGGGCGGGGTCTATGGTGGTTTGCCTCCTAGCCGTAGAAGGTCGAATTCTATTCACGAAGACCCTACCAACGAGACATTTAGTGGACCGGTTTGA